The DNA sequence TTGTCTTTCCATGTGATGTTTTCAAGAGAAGGTTCGACGGTTGTAGATATCATAGCTTGGTAAATGTCGGAATTAGAGTTGAGGCATTTTCCGTGCGCGTTTTGGAGAAGATACACTAAGATCAAGATAATAACATTTGACATGTTTAGTACATGAAACGGGTAGCGCCAGGGAATGAAGAAGCGAGGGCCCAACGACAGCTGGATGACAGTGCTAGGTGCCAACTGGTGTGCGGAAGTTCGCGGAAAACTTCacaaccacagggagccaagTGTCACGTGATAATGTTTACCCAGGCCCTCGCGCGGtctaaaaatcaaaatggcggacgaacTTGCACCACGAGGCCTCTCGTAAAAATGCACCGATGATTAGATTTTCAAAAGCAATATTCAGGTTTTGAACTAAAAATGGACCTGTTTCGTATAGAAAGATACTTAGGTGACGAAGAGTCGCCGGCTAAGTCGAGAAGCTTCTCAATCAAGGAACATATCGCCCAACAAAGGCGATCTTTAAGAAAATTGTCGCccaaaatcaacaacaactcACAGCAAAATATTCAACAAGTTTCGAATCTTGGTGACGACGAAAAAGCCAAAGACACTATTGAAAATGAGGATTCTAAAAAGAAGAGGCATAAAGATAAAGATCATGACGAGGAACTTGAGGTAAaaatgaagaagaagaaatcGAAGTCGACGAAAGTCGAGGTTGAACAGCTTGAGGAAGAGCTTTTAGATCTTGGTAAAATCGagtctataaaaaaaataagccagAGAGGTAATGAAGAAGGTGAGAGTAAAGATGGGGACAATAGGGGGCTTGAGAAAGATCTCAAAATAGAGGACACAGACATAAATGGAGTGAGACAAGCGTCGGGTTTCACAGTGATTGGAAGaaacaagagaaaaaagaaaatacacaaTGTCCAACGAACTCTACCAGGCTGGCTATCCAACCCTGAGGTGATAAGCCCAGATTTTGATAAAGGAAAAATTCCGGTGTCTAGCTTACAATGTCTCTCCACATCCCTTCAAAAGAAACTTAAAGAACAAGATATCAACAGTTTCTTCCCAGTTCAAAGTTCAGTCATACCTGCAATCCTGTCAAACCTTGCTTCAGGGACTCTTGCTGGGCTAGGAGGATACCGTCCTTATGATATCTGTGTGTCTGCTCCTACAGGAAGTGGTAAAACCTTGGCGTATGTGCTACCTCTAGTGCAGGCAATTTCACAATGCACTGTTTGCCATCTACAGGCCTTAGTGCTTTTACCTACAAAAGACCTTGCGAATCAAGTTAAAAGAGTTTTTGATACTTTCATACAAGGCACAAGCGTCAGAGTGGGGCTAGCACCCTCAAATAAAACACTTCAGAAGGAGCAAGATAGTTTAGTTGGACAAAGGTAAGAACATACAAATGTAGGGTTTCTAGATGGAATTCAATTTGTGCTCAATCGCATGTTTCTTCTAATAATGGTCTTGTtgattatataaaaatatatgtagTATTTATTTATAGCATTTATACAACCATCATGTTCTAAGCACTTTTTATAAATGATACTTGATGATACTAATTAAGAATGACCATTTTGGAACTGAGAAAAACAAGCGGTAAATATTTTCTTGCCTAGGATCAGTAATGAAACTGTACAGTAACCTTTATAAGTTTTTATATAAATCTCTGATCATTTTAGTTGTGGAAGCACAAGCCATGTGAATATCTTAGTAACCACCCCTGGTCGTCTGGTGGAACATATCTCCTCTACTCCTGGATTTACTCTTCAACATCTGAGATTCCTAGTTATTGATGAGGCTGATCGCCTGCTTGACCAGTCCTACAACAACTGGCTGTCTAAAGTGATACATGCTGCCCAAGAGTCTGTGAATACACTCCCTTTAAATGATAGCAGGTTCGTGTCAATCCTCCCAATTTCTTCCAAACTATCCTGACTATTTGGTTGAAAAAATCAGATCCTAGGAAGCAATTCTAAAGAGGGGAGCACATTCTCCAGAACCAGATCATcaaatggaaaataaaaatactagGATCAAAGGTGAAACAAAGAgtttaataattaaaatttaaaatggaAACATAA is a window from the Nematostella vectensis chromosome 9, jaNemVect1.1, whole genome shotgun sequence genome containing:
- the LOC125572442 gene encoding ATP-dependent RNA helicase DDX51-like produces the protein MDLFRIERYLGDEESPAKSRSFSIKEHIAQQRRSLRKLSPKINNNSQQNIQQVSNLGDDEKAKDTIENEDSKKKRHKDKDHDEELEVKMKKKKSKSTKVEVEQLEEELLDLGKIESIKKISQRGNEEGESKDGDNRGLEKDLKIEDTDINGVRQASGFTVIGRNKRKKKIHNVQRTLPGWLSNPEVISPDFDKGKIPVSSLQCLSTSLQKKLKEQDINSFFPVQSSVIPAILSNLASGTLAGLGGYRPYDICVSAPTGSGKTLAYVLPLVQAISQCTVCHLQALVLLPTKDLANQVKRVFDTFIQGTSVRVGLAPSNKTLQKEQDSLVGQSCGSTSHVNILVTTPGRLVEHISSTPGFTLQHLRFLVIDEADRLLDQSYNNWLSKVIHAAQESVNTLPLNDSSSFMFQLGTKRKHHRHITAASYSKIQVPLQKLLFSATMTHSPEKLAALQLYNPMLFAVSNTPEMSAENDEDAAGTSRYSLPVGLTDHMAVCKNGEKPLMVLFLLLKC